In Panthera leo isolate Ple1 chromosome F3, P.leo_Ple1_pat1.1, whole genome shotgun sequence, one genomic interval encodes:
- the RGS1 gene encoding regulator of G-protein signaling 1 isoform X2, whose translation MRAAAISTPRLNKMPGMFFSANPKELKETDHSLLDDKTQKKRPKTFGMDMKAYLRSMIPHPESGMKSSKSKDILSANEVMQWSQSLEKLLANQIGQDVFGSFLKSEFSEENIEFWLACEDYKKTESDLLHCKAEKIYKAFVHSDAAKQINIDFRTRESTAKKIKAPTPTCFDEAQKIIYTLMEKDSYPRFLKSNIYLNLLNDLQANSLK comes from the exons ATGCGAGCAGCAGCGATCTCCACGCCAAGGTTAAACAAAATGCCAGGGATGTTCTTCTCTGCtaatccaaaggaattgaaagaaaCGGACCATTCACTTCTAGATgacaaaactcaaaaaaagagGCCAAAGACTTT TGGGATGGATATGAAAGCATACCTGAGATCTATGATCCCACATCCAGAGTCTGGAATGAAATCTTCTAAGTCCAAAGACAT ACTCTCTGCTAATGAAGTAATGCAGTGGTCTCAATCTCTGGAAAAACTACTTGCAAACCAAA TTGGTCAAGATGTCTTTGGAAGTTTCCTGAAGTCTGAGTTCAGTGAGGAGAACATTGAGTTCTGGCTGGCTTGTGAAGACTATAAAAAAACGGAGTCTGATCTTTTGCATTgcaaagcagagaaaatatataaagcatttgtGCATTCAGATGCTGCTAAACAA ATCAATATTGACTTTCGCACTCGAGAATCTACAGCCAAGAAGATTAAAGCACCAACACCAACGTGTTTTGATGAAGcccaaaaaattatatatactctTATGGAAAAGGACTCTTACCCCAGATTTCTCAaatcaaatatttacttaaatcTGCTGAATGACCTTCAGGCTAATAGTCTAAAGTGA
- the RGS1 gene encoding regulator of G-protein signaling 1 isoform X1, which yields MRAAAISTPRLNKMPGMFFSANPKELKETDHSLLDDKTQKKRPKTFGMDMKAYLRSMIPHPESGMKSSKSKDIRLSANEVMQWSQSLEKLLANQIGQDVFGSFLKSEFSEENIEFWLACEDYKKTESDLLHCKAEKIYKAFVHSDAAKQINIDFRTRESTAKKIKAPTPTCFDEAQKIIYTLMEKDSYPRFLKSNIYLNLLNDLQANSLK from the exons ATGCGAGCAGCAGCGATCTCCACGCCAAGGTTAAACAAAATGCCAGGGATGTTCTTCTCTGCtaatccaaaggaattgaaagaaaCGGACCATTCACTTCTAGATgacaaaactcaaaaaaagagGCCAAAGACTTT TGGGATGGATATGAAAGCATACCTGAGATCTATGATCCCACATCCAGAGTCTGGAATGAAATCTTCTAAGTCCAAAGACAT TAGACTCTCTGCTAATGAAGTAATGCAGTGGTCTCAATCTCTGGAAAAACTACTTGCAAACCAAA TTGGTCAAGATGTCTTTGGAAGTTTCCTGAAGTCTGAGTTCAGTGAGGAGAACATTGAGTTCTGGCTGGCTTGTGAAGACTATAAAAAAACGGAGTCTGATCTTTTGCATTgcaaagcagagaaaatatataaagcatttgtGCATTCAGATGCTGCTAAACAA ATCAATATTGACTTTCGCACTCGAGAATCTACAGCCAAGAAGATTAAAGCACCAACACCAACGTGTTTTGATGAAGcccaaaaaattatatatactctTATGGAAAAGGACTCTTACCCCAGATTTCTCAaatcaaatatttacttaaatcTGCTGAATGACCTTCAGGCTAATAGTCTAAAGTGA